The genomic interval GTCTTCTTCAAATAATCGTTTCAAATCTGCTGTTTTCAATTCCAACAAGTCACAATCTTCCAACAACTCAATATTCTCATAACCAGGAAGATTTTCAACATAGCTTTTCATTGAAATAACGGCCTGACCTTCTGTTCCGAACCAAAAAGTAACTTCGTTATCGTTCTGATTTGAATATCCCCTTACAATTCCTCTACGAATGAAATACATACTGGATTCAACTTTATCTGCACGAAGTAACAGATGTCCTTTTCGATAATTCACTTCACTTAAGCATGCTTTCAAAGCTTCTTTGGATTCAACAGGAAGTTTTGTAATTGCATCAAGCAACTGATCTGTATTCATGTTATAAAGTTCAAAAGCTTAACAGTTTATATCTTTAATCTTTAGTACTACCTTTTTTCATGCACTGACAAATACACAGCACTGAATATCAATCCCGCAGCAAAAATTGCATAACCGAATTGCATGACATTATTAATATAGGCAACAAATGAAAGTATTCCAATTAAAAGCAAGACCAGTTTAAGGCGTTTACCGAAGATAAATTCCATGAATTCATT from Fluviicola taffensis DSM 16823 carries:
- a CDS encoding Crp/Fnr family transcriptional regulator yields the protein MNTDQLLDAITKLPVESKEALKACLSEVNYRKGHLLLRADKVESSMYFIRRGIVRGYSNQNDNEVTFWFGTEGQAVISMKSYVENLPGYENIELLEDCDLLELKTADLKRLFEEDLHIANWGRRFAEKELIKTEERLISRQFRTALERYQDLLRNHPDLIRRVQLGYIASYLGITQVSLSRIRSEIR